A genomic segment from Truepera sp. encodes:
- a CDS encoding ABC transporter ATP-binding protein: MIRAADRRPADLLDTDLPEYSVEEAKAAYRTRDRERRRAMRAESVRDEDGEVFEKAFDQGIMLRLLRYLKPYRLQLVVGVTLLLINSALTPIFPTLLARALDDYIISKAEPFASMSIDARLQGLWIVVALYMGLRLVSFVVRYGYTYLISWLGQRIIFDVRREIFSKVQRLHMGFFDRTPVGRLITRITSDVDAIQQMMTDGVVGLIADIGLMGGLLFYMFSINWRMALITLVVMPPLFLTLNLLRRRIRMAYRAVRLRTSRSNAYLAENLSGMKTVQLFNREARNSRRFDEVNLELLDANIEQVRWFSLFFPAVGIMSAISTALILYYAGTQLIPGLATFVTIGTLVAYIQYSGMFFRPLQDLSDKFNIIQAAMASSERIFGLLDTPEQIADKPDALRFEGRFRGEVKFEDVWFAYDQEDWVLRGVDFTIAPGESVAFVGHTGAGKTTIISLVSRFYDVQRGRVMIDGHDVKDYEQVHLRRHVGIVLQDPFLFSGTIRSNITLGDDSVPQERVEEAAKFVNAHGFISKLPDGYDTAVLERGAGFSTGQKQLIAFARALVQNPDILLVLDEATANVDTETEELIQDALKKLMEGRTSIIIAHRLSTIQDVDRIMVMRKGKLIEEGTHFELLQAEGYYRKLYELQYQEREAPTSG, from the coding sequence ATGATCCGCGCCGCCGACCGCAGGCCCGCCGACCTGCTCGATACCGACCTGCCCGAGTACTCGGTCGAGGAGGCCAAGGCCGCTTACCGCACGCGCGATCGGGAGCGCCGCCGAGCCATGCGCGCCGAGAGCGTCCGCGACGAGGACGGCGAGGTCTTCGAGAAGGCCTTCGATCAGGGCATCATGCTCAGGCTGTTGCGCTACCTGAAACCGTACCGGCTGCAACTCGTGGTCGGCGTCACGCTACTGCTGATCAACAGCGCCCTCACGCCCATTTTCCCCACCCTGCTCGCGCGCGCACTGGATGACTACATCATCTCCAAGGCCGAGCCGTTCGCCAGCATGAGCATCGACGCGCGGCTGCAGGGTCTCTGGATCGTCGTTGCCCTTTACATGGGCCTGCGCCTAGTCAGCTTCGTCGTGCGCTACGGCTACACCTACCTGATCTCGTGGCTGGGGCAGCGCATAATCTTCGACGTGCGCCGCGAGATCTTCTCGAAGGTCCAGCGCCTGCACATGGGCTTCTTCGACCGCACGCCGGTCGGCCGCCTCATCACGCGCATCACCAGCGACGTCGACGCCATCCAACAGATGATGACCGACGGCGTGGTGGGCCTGATAGCCGACATAGGGCTCATGGGCGGTCTGCTCTTCTACATGTTCAGCATCAACTGGCGTATGGCCTTAATCACGCTGGTCGTGATGCCGCCACTGTTCCTGACGCTCAACCTCCTGCGAAGGCGCATCCGCATGGCCTACCGCGCCGTGAGGCTCAGGACCTCGCGCTCCAACGCCTACCTGGCCGAGAACTTGAGCGGCATGAAGACGGTGCAGCTGTTCAACCGTGAGGCGCGCAACTCCCGCCGCTTCGACGAGGTCAACCTGGAGCTGCTCGACGCCAACATCGAGCAGGTGCGGTGGTTCAGCCTCTTCTTCCCCGCGGTTGGCATCATGAGCGCCATCTCCACGGCCCTCATCCTCTATTACGCCGGCACCCAGCTCATACCCGGGCTGGCGACGTTCGTGACCATCGGAACGCTGGTCGCCTACATCCAGTACTCGGGGATGTTCTTCCGCCCGCTGCAGGACCTCTCCGACAAGTTCAACATCATCCAGGCGGCGATGGCGTCCAGCGAGCGCATCTTCGGGCTGCTGGACACGCCCGAACAGATCGCCGACAAGCCGGACGCGCTGAGGTTCGAGGGTCGGTTCCGTGGCGAGGTCAAGTTCGAGGACGTGTGGTTCGCCTACGACCAGGAGGACTGGGTGCTGCGGGGTGTGGACTTCACCATCGCTCCCGGCGAGTCGGTGGCCTTCGTGGGCCACACGGGTGCGGGCAAGACGACCATCATCAGCCTCGTCAGCCGCTTCTACGACGTGCAGCGCGGCAGGGTCATGATCGACGGCCACGACGTGAAGGACTACGAGCAGGTGCATCTGCGGCGGCACGTGGGCATCGTCTTGCAAGACCCGTTCCTGTTCTCCGGGACGATCCGCAGCAACATCACGCTAGGCGACGACAGCGTGCCCCAGGAACGCGTCGAGGAGGCCGCTAAGTTCGTGAACGCCCACGGCTTCATCTCCAAGCTGCCCGACGGCTACGACACCGCCGTGCTGGAGCGGGGTGCCGGCTTCTCGACGGGGCAGAAACAGCTGATCGCCTTCGCCCGCGCCCTGGTGCAGAACCCGGACATCCTACTGGTGCTCGACGAGGCGACGGCCAACGTCGACACCGAGACGGAAGAACTGATCCAAGACGCGCTCAAGAAGCTCATGGAGGGCCGCACGAGCATCATCATCGCCCACCGCCTCTCCACCATCCAGGACGTGGACCGGATCATGGTCATGCGCAAGGGCAAACTGATCGAGGAGGGCACCCACTTCGAGCTGCTTCAGGCAGAGGGCTACTACCGCAAGCTCTACGAGCTGCAGTACCAGGAGCGCGAGGCGCCTACTTCAGGATGA
- a CDS encoding J domain-containing protein: MTVLFGLAALVFLAWLVTRGSRTGGKSAPPVEEARVDLLVEALYRDGVKWGYQRAWERQIEAESRRVTLYVRRRERVLLAGLGGAVVLVAIPVAGGLGLLPGQSDWAAGVLAWHWLLLALGVVVICALLALALMPRDYARFFTAPSARSWTTDAEDDVEQAVRSRLSRQQELTRAYLAKMAEGRFVAGFEKGRREALAEHARTARDAQDAGVQARVSSAANAAYVQGRRDGVGEAQAQVNGLVSEAYRRGVSDGERSLLGGLEGRLRSERQSAYQAGYRAGVLAGQRSGPQTAHTSAAQSAGRAVRPRTRAEALRLLELSEGCSTSDVENRYRELRAAVHPDAIRSKKLPRVMVEFAEEQFKLIGEAYDILRR; the protein is encoded by the coding sequence GTGACGGTTCTGTTCGGCCTTGCCGCGCTGGTGTTTCTGGCGTGGCTAGTGACCAGAGGCTCGCGAACGGGCGGCAAGTCGGCGCCTCCGGTCGAGGAGGCGCGCGTCGACCTGCTGGTCGAGGCGCTCTACCGCGACGGCGTGAAGTGGGGCTACCAGCGCGCGTGGGAGCGGCAGATCGAGGCCGAGAGCCGGCGCGTGACCCTCTATGTGCGGCGGCGGGAGCGGGTGTTGCTTGCCGGCCTGGGGGGCGCCGTGGTCCTCGTGGCGATCCCGGTGGCCGGGGGCCTCGGCCTGCTGCCTGGCCAGAGCGATTGGGCCGCCGGGGTTCTCGCCTGGCACTGGCTGCTGCTGGCGTTGGGCGTGGTGGTCATCTGTGCGCTGCTGGCGCTTGCGCTCATGCCGCGCGATTACGCCAGGTTCTTCACCGCCCCGAGTGCTCGGTCCTGGACGACGGACGCTGAGGACGATGTCGAGCAGGCGGTAAGGTCGCGGCTCTCCAGGCAGCAGGAACTGACCAGGGCCTACCTGGCCAAGATGGCTGAGGGCCGGTTCGTGGCGGGCTTCGAGAAGGGGCGGCGGGAGGCCCTCGCCGAGCACGCGCGGACTGCGCGCGACGCCCAGGACGCCGGCGTCCAGGCCCGGGTGTCCTCGGCCGCCAATGCCGCGTACGTTCAGGGCCGCCGCGACGGTGTCGGTGAGGCGCAGGCCCAGGTGAACGGGCTCGTGTCCGAGGCCTACCGGCGCGGCGTGAGCGACGGGGAGCGGTCCCTGTTGGGCGGCCTGGAAGGGCGCCTGCGATCTGAACGGCAGTCCGCGTACCAGGCCGGCTACCGCGCCGGAGTGCTGGCGGGGCAGAGAAGCGGGCCCCAGACGGCGCACACCTCCGCAGCCCAGTCGGCCGGCAGAGCGGTGAGGCCGCGCACGCGCGCAGAGGCCCTTAGGCTCCTCGAGCTGTCCGAGGGATGCTCGACCAGCGACGTGGAGAACCGCTACCGGGAGTTGCGGGCGGCCGTCCACCCGGACGCCATCCGCTCCAAGAAGCTGCCCCGGGTGATGGTGGAGTTCGCCGAGGAGCAGTTCAAGCTGATAGGGGAGGCGTACGACATCCTGCGGCGCTAG
- a CDS encoding ZIP family metal transporter: protein MDGFVELFLRVAGPNPVWQGLWGGLVITTFNLGGALAVLVWRNPTQRALDAALGFAAGVMLSASFTSLILPGIEVGGLLPVVIGMALGVFMLDRADTWVPHIHVLVTGKVREDRSPELTAKARRRSGVSGVLLFIVAITLHNMPEGLAVGVGFGSGNLREAIALMLAIGIQNVPEGLAVAVAARNAGMGSLSYAAFTGIRAGLVEIPLALFGAWAVQVAAPILPYAMGFAAGAMLFVILDEIVPETHGKGNERIATLGTMVGVVIMLVLDVALG from the coding sequence GTGGACGGTTTCGTCGAACTCTTCTTGCGCGTGGCCGGCCCCAACCCCGTCTGGCAGGGCCTGTGGGGCGGACTCGTCATCACGACGTTCAACCTCGGGGGCGCCTTGGCCGTACTCGTTTGGCGCAACCCGACGCAGCGCGCTCTCGACGCCGCGCTTGGATTCGCGGCCGGGGTGATGCTCTCGGCCTCCTTCACGAGCCTGATCCTGCCCGGCATCGAGGTGGGTGGCCTGCTGCCGGTCGTGATAGGCATGGCGCTTGGAGTATTCATGCTCGACAGGGCAGACACCTGGGTGCCCCATATCCACGTGTTGGTGACTGGCAAGGTGCGCGAAGATCGGTCGCCGGAATTAACGGCGAAGGCCCGGCGGCGCAGCGGTGTCTCGGGCGTCTTGCTCTTCATCGTCGCCATCACCCTCCACAACATGCCGGAAGGCCTCGCCGTCGGTGTGGGGTTCGGCAGCGGCAACTTGCGCGAGGCCATCGCCCTCATGCTGGCCATAGGCATCCAGAACGTCCCCGAAGGACTGGCGGTGGCGGTGGCGGCGCGCAACGCAGGCATGGGCAGCCTGTCGTACGCGGCGTTCACGGGCATCAGGGCCGGCCTGGTCGAGATACCGCTGGCGCTGTTCGGCGCCTGGGCCGTGCAAGTCGCCGCGCCCATCCTCCCCTACGCCATGGGGTTCGCGGCGGGCGCCATGCTGTTCGTCATTCTCGACGAGATCGTGCCCGAAACCCACGGCAAAGGCAACGAACGGATCGCGACCCTGGGCACCATGGTCGGCGTGGTTATCATGCTCGTGCTGGACGTAGCGCTCGGTTGA
- a CDS encoding cyclic-di-AMP receptor, with amino-acid sequence MKLILAIVQDADSARLQEALGEGGYQSTKLASTGGFLREGNTTVLIGVQDHKVAQVKEIIHATCRERTKVVTAGSPIHALEGVFASQPMEVPVGGAIVFVLSTDEFVRI; translated from the coding sequence ATGAAATTGATTCTTGCCATCGTGCAGGACGCCGACTCGGCGCGCCTTCAAGAAGCGTTGGGCGAAGGCGGTTACCAGTCCACGAAGCTCGCGTCCACCGGCGGCTTCTTGCGGGAGGGGAACACCACGGTCCTGATTGGCGTACAAGACCACAAGGTCGCCCAGGTCAAAGAGATAATCCACGCGACCTGCCGCGAGCGGACCAAGGTGGTCACCGCCGGATCACCCATCCACGCGCTGGAGGGCGTCTTCGCCAGTCAGCCCATGGAAGTGCCCGTGGGCGGGGCGATAGTGTTCGTCCTCTCCACCGACGAGTTCGTGCGGATCTAG
- a CDS encoding class I fructose-bisphosphate aldolase → MTSKIVDLLGADAEALLSYRARGIERDRLHLPGPDFVSRSFGPSDRNPRVLRSLQSLYSHGRLADTGYMSILPVDQGVEHSGGASFSKNPDYFDPEKIVELAIEGGCNAVASTVGVLGLTARKYAHRIPFIAKINHNQLMTYPTVHEQVMFGTVEEAFDMGAVAIGATIYFGSQDSNREIVEVAEAFVHAHELGMATVLWCYTRNDAFKVDGVDYHASADLTGQANQLGVTIQADIVKQKLPENNGGFKAVGFGRTDPRMYGELVPDDHPIEMVRWQVANSYMGRVGLINSGGPSGENDFKDAALTAVLNKRGGGSGLITGRKAFQRPMKEGVKLLNLIQDVYLDESITVA, encoded by the coding sequence ATGACTTCCAAGATCGTCGACCTGTTGGGTGCAGACGCCGAAGCGCTGCTTTCGTACCGCGCGCGCGGCATCGAGCGCGACCGCCTCCACCTTCCCGGGCCGGACTTCGTCAGCCGCAGCTTCGGGCCGTCTGACCGCAACCCTCGCGTCTTGCGCAGCTTGCAGAGCCTCTACTCGCACGGGCGTTTGGCCGACACGGGCTACATGTCGATCCTGCCAGTGGACCAGGGCGTCGAGCACTCGGGTGGGGCCTCCTTCTCCAAGAACCCCGACTACTTCGACCCCGAGAAGATCGTCGAGTTGGCCATCGAGGGTGGCTGCAACGCGGTCGCCTCGACCGTCGGGGTCCTGGGGCTCACGGCGCGCAAGTACGCTCACCGCATCCCCTTCATCGCCAAGATCAACCACAACCAGCTCATGACCTACCCCACAGTTCACGAACAGGTGATGTTCGGAACGGTGGAGGAGGCCTTCGACATGGGCGCCGTGGCCATAGGCGCCACGATCTACTTCGGCAGCCAGGACTCCAACCGCGAGATCGTCGAAGTGGCCGAGGCCTTCGTTCACGCGCACGAGCTGGGCATGGCGACCGTTCTCTGGTGCTACACCCGCAACGACGCGTTCAAGGTGGACGGCGTCGATTACCACGCCTCCGCCGACCTTACCGGCCAGGCCAACCAGTTGGGCGTGACCATCCAGGCCGACATCGTCAAGCAGAAGCTGCCCGAGAACAACGGCGGCTTCAAGGCCGTGGGCTTCGGCCGCACCGACCCGCGCATGTACGGCGAGCTGGTGCCCGATGACCACCCCATCGAGATGGTCAGGTGGCAGGTCGCCAACTCCTACATGGGACGAGTCGGACTCATCAACTCGGGCGGGCCGTCGGGAGAGAACGACTTCAAGGACGCGGCCCTGACGGCGGTCCTCAACAAGCGAGGCGGCGGCAGCGGCCTGATCACCGGGCGTAAGGCGTTCCAGAGGCCGATGAAGGAGGGCGTCAAGCTCCTCAACCTGATTCAGGACGTGTACCTCGATGAGAGCATTACGGTCGCCTGA